The Aulosira sp. FACHB-615 genome has a segment encoding these proteins:
- a CDS encoding MT-A70 family methyltransferase — translation MRLSNLQGQYQCIVIDPPWFYRLRNQDKTHRNRISYQPMRIEEILALPIGELCDRSGCVLFLWFTNNHMIEASQCLQTWGFDLKTILTWEKVTKDGTKTHLGTGHWLRNCTEHCALAVRGNVKAFSGRTLTNQSTIIHAPRREHSRKPEQFFELVEKLCPSLTKLEMFARSSRDGWDCWGDQADKFDSLDETISASA, via the coding sequence CTATAGACTCCGCAATCAAGATAAGACCCATCGCAACCGTATTTCCTACCAACCAATGCGAATTGAAGAAATTCTGGCATTACCTATTGGGGAATTATGCGACCGCTCTGGCTGCGTTTTATTTTTGTGGTTCACCAATAATCACATGATTGAGGCTTCCCAATGTTTACAAACGTGGGGTTTCGACCTCAAAACTATTCTGACTTGGGAAAAAGTTACCAAAGATGGCACTAAAACACATCTTGGGACTGGCCACTGGCTGAGAAACTGCACTGAACATTGTGCGTTGGCTGTTCGTGGCAATGTCAAAGCTTTCTCTGGACGAACACTCACAAACCAGTCCACCATCATACACGCACCACGCCGTGAGCATTCCAGGAAACCCGAACAGTTTTTTGAACTTGTAGAGAAGTTGTGTCCTTCACTGACCAAGCTGGAGATGTTCGCACGTTCTTCTAGAGACGGTTGGGATTGTTGGGGAGATCAGGCGGATAAGTTTGATTCTTTGGATGAGACTATTTCGGCCAGTGCTTAA